A genomic window from Micromonospora sp. WMMA1947 includes:
- a CDS encoding S8 family serine peptidase, giving the protein MSKPPTRSRRPSAALLASVLAAGALTVGGGTGTASAAPAAPQPSQPTAAKALGAHDAKLLDEAEAKNAPTVTMIIAAKKGSAKKVVDGLTGLGATVSQRYDQIGYVLAKVPTAKALKAATLPGVAAVDLDETIKLPDPAPEAAPKGAKTATGAQTLAGPGGDTGAVNPYMPTNETGAEAFKAANPQWDGRGVTIGIMDSGVDLDQPALQTTTTGERKIVDWVTATDPLEDASWRPMLTEVSGPSFTTSLGTWTAPAGNYRFNVFRENITANSDARGDLNRDGDTTDFWGVLYNPTTGDVRVDANQNNDFTDDEVMRPYKEKFQVGHFGTDNPATAVREQIPFVVEYRRNVNTAPVGGPGLVDYVNIGIIESTHGTHVAGITAANDMLGNSAFDGAAPGAKLVSARACSWGGGCTAAALTTGMADLVINRKVDVVNMSIGGLPALNDGSNARAVLYNDLINTYGVQLFISAGNSGPGVNTVGDPSVATDVVSVAASVSKDTWLANYGSVVRKDNALFNFSSRGPREDGGFKPNIAAPGSAISTAPTWQPGNPVPEAGYPLPPGYQMLNGTSMAAPQATGAAALLLSAAKATGKGVTPAALRRAVYTSAQPITGVPTYAQGYGMFNVPGAWSLLAKGVQTRTYTSEAPVCTELSPNLTRYDRASGTFVPNPNVGTGLYNRCAADRGGQKVKESRHYEVKLTRTSGPNKGIKHEVAFRGNDGTYSAPKVVWLPLNKTVTVKVKAKPMTAGAHGAIMTVDDPATNVVDFEVATVVIASNPVSAPAYSFSAEGSVERNNFRSYFVTVPPGAGALQVNLSGIATGSQTRFIAINPYGVPVESTASTACYTNFSDAAVCKPQERDYQNPLPGVWEIEVEARRTSPALDNPFRLQARVQGVTVEPAVVQLPSVTAGTPAPVSWKLTNTFGPVQVTGVGGPLASVRAERPSITEGATQEYVVEVPAGATSFTARIGNPSDLSADLDLTVFRGTTQVGQSADGDSEEAVTLTNPTPGTYRVVVDGYSMSDPSTAYDYRDSFASPALGTLSAPSTPLSLANGATATLTGAVTALSTPAEGRELYGDMAVTTTEGAVVGRGSVEILAVN; this is encoded by the coding sequence TTGAGTAAACCCCCCACGCGCAGCCGGCGTCCGTCCGCCGCGCTCCTGGCCTCGGTCCTCGCGGCCGGTGCCCTGACCGTCGGAGGTGGCACCGGCACCGCGAGCGCCGCCCCCGCCGCCCCGCAACCCTCGCAGCCGACCGCCGCGAAGGCACTGGGCGCACACGACGCCAAGTTGCTCGACGAGGCCGAGGCGAAGAACGCGCCGACCGTCACGATGATCATCGCGGCGAAGAAGGGCTCGGCCAAGAAGGTCGTCGACGGCCTGACCGGCCTCGGTGCCACCGTCAGCCAGCGGTACGACCAGATCGGCTACGTGCTGGCGAAGGTCCCGACCGCGAAGGCGCTCAAGGCCGCCACGCTGCCCGGTGTCGCCGCCGTCGACCTGGACGAGACCATCAAGCTCCCCGACCCGGCGCCCGAGGCTGCTCCGAAGGGCGCGAAGACCGCCACCGGCGCCCAGACGCTCGCCGGGCCCGGCGGTGACACCGGCGCGGTGAACCCGTACATGCCGACGAACGAGACCGGCGCGGAGGCCTTCAAGGCCGCGAACCCGCAGTGGGACGGCCGCGGCGTCACCATCGGCATCATGGACTCCGGTGTGGACCTCGACCAGCCGGCGCTCCAGACGACCACCACCGGCGAGCGCAAGATCGTCGACTGGGTCACCGCCACCGACCCGCTGGAGGACGCCTCCTGGCGCCCCATGCTGACCGAGGTCAGCGGCCCGTCGTTCACCACCTCGCTGGGCACCTGGACCGCGCCGGCCGGCAACTACCGGTTCAACGTCTTCCGCGAGAACATCACCGCGAACAGCGACGCGCGGGGTGACCTCAACCGCGACGGCGACACCACCGACTTCTGGGGCGTGCTCTACAACCCCACCACCGGTGACGTCCGTGTCGACGCGAACCAGAACAACGACTTCACCGACGACGAGGTGATGCGGCCGTACAAGGAGAAGTTCCAGGTCGGCCACTTCGGCACGGACAACCCGGCCACCGCGGTCCGCGAGCAGATCCCGTTCGTGGTCGAGTACCGGCGCAACGTGAACACCGCCCCGGTCGGCGGCCCCGGCCTGGTCGACTACGTCAACATCGGCATCATCGAGAGCACCCACGGCACCCACGTCGCCGGCATCACCGCGGCCAACGACATGCTTGGCAACAGCGCCTTCGACGGCGCCGCGCCGGGTGCCAAGCTGGTCTCCGCCCGCGCCTGCTCCTGGGGTGGCGGCTGCACCGCCGCGGCGCTCACCACCGGCATGGCCGACCTGGTGATCAACCGCAAGGTCGACGTGGTGAACATGTCGATCGGCGGTCTGCCGGCGCTCAACGACGGTTCGAACGCCCGCGCGGTCCTCTACAACGACCTGATCAACACCTACGGCGTGCAGCTGTTCATCTCGGCCGGCAACTCCGGTCCGGGCGTGAACACCGTCGGTGACCCGTCGGTCGCCACCGACGTGGTCAGCGTGGCGGCGAGCGTCAGCAAGGACACCTGGCTGGCCAACTACGGCTCGGTGGTCCGCAAGGACAACGCCCTGTTCAACTTCTCGTCGCGCGGCCCTCGTGAGGACGGCGGCTTCAAGCCGAACATCGCCGCCCCAGGTTCGGCCATCTCCACCGCGCCGACCTGGCAGCCGGGCAACCCGGTGCCGGAGGCGGGCTACCCGCTGCCCCCGGGCTACCAGATGCTCAACGGCACCTCGATGGCCGCACCGCAGGCCACCGGCGCCGCCGCGCTGCTGCTGTCGGCCGCCAAGGCGACCGGCAAGGGCGTCACCCCGGCCGCGCTGCGCCGGGCCGTCTACACGTCGGCCCAGCCGATCACCGGCGTCCCGACGTACGCGCAGGGCTACGGCATGTTCAACGTGCCGGGCGCGTGGAGCCTGCTCGCCAAGGGCGTGCAGACCCGCACCTACACCTCCGAGGCGCCGGTCTGCACCGAGCTGTCGCCGAACCTGACCCGCTACGACCGGGCCTCCGGCACGTTCGTGCCGAACCCGAACGTCGGCACCGGCCTCTACAACCGCTGCGCCGCCGACCGTGGTGGCCAGAAGGTCAAGGAGAGCCGCCACTACGAGGTGAAGCTGACCCGCACCAGCGGCCCGAACAAGGGCATCAAGCACGAAGTCGCCTTCCGGGGCAACGACGGCACCTACAGCGCCCCCAAGGTGGTCTGGCTGCCGCTGAACAAGACCGTCACGGTCAAGGTGAAGGCCAAGCCGATGACCGCCGGCGCGCACGGCGCCATCATGACCGTCGACGACCCGGCCACCAACGTGGTCGACTTCGAGGTCGCCACCGTCGTGATCGCCTCGAACCCGGTGTCCGCGCCGGCGTACTCCTTCTCGGCCGAGGGCTCGGTCGAGCGGAACAACTTCCGGTCGTACTTCGTGACCGTCCCGCCGGGTGCGGGCGCGCTCCAGGTCAACCTGTCCGGCATCGCGACCGGCTCGCAGACCCGGTTCATCGCCATCAACCCGTACGGCGTGCCGGTCGAGAGCACCGCCAGCACCGCCTGCTACACCAACTTCTCCGACGCGGCGGTCTGCAAGCCGCAGGAGCGGGACTACCAGAACCCGCTGCCGGGCGTGTGGGAGATCGAGGTGGAGGCGCGTCGCACCTCGCCGGCGCTGGACAACCCGTTCCGGCTCCAGGCCCGCGTGCAGGGCGTCACGGTGGAGCCGGCCGTGGTCCAGCTCCCGTCGGTCACCGCCGGCACCCCGGCGCCGGTGAGCTGGAAGCTGACCAACACCTTCGGCCCGGTCCAGGTGACCGGCGTCGGCGGCCCGCTGGCGAGCGTCCGGGCCGAGCGGCCCAGCATCACCGAGGGCGCGACCCAGGAGTACGTGGTGGAGGTGCCCGCGGGCGCCACCTCGTTCACCGCCCGGATCGGCAACCCGTCCGACCTGAGTGCCGACCTGGACCTGACGGTCTTCCGCGGCACCACCCAGGTGGGGCAGTCGGCCGACGGTGACTCGGAGGAGGCGGTCACGCTGACCAACCCGACTCCCGGCACCTACCGGGTCGTGGTGGACGGTTACTCGATGAGCGACCCGAGCACCGCGTACGACTACCGGGACTCGTTCGCGTCCCCGGCGCTGGGCACGCTCTCCGCGCCGTCCACGCCGCTGTCCCTGGCCAACGGCGCCACCGCCACCCTCACCGGCGCGGTGACCGCCCTGTCCACCCCGGCCGAGGGCCGGGAGCTGTACGGCGACATGGCCGTAACCACCACCGAGGGCGCT